A genomic region of Desulfosarcina ovata subsp. ovata contains the following coding sequences:
- a CDS encoding transporter substrate-binding domain-containing protein, whose amino-acid sequence MKNCICRSVDRKHGHKTETIRWPTFGIADKKNHHTFFAVLELKGGFMLLFSLVFLFASIMDGDCQDTNTVLILGVRADAPPFSSFDDENGDGDPTQASGYTVDLCNRIAKRAVQAGLYSSFDYKKVEAADRFDALKNGEINMLCGASTVTLERMRVADFSLFTFLSGASVMYREKKDPENDEKANPLKVGVLGETTTEAEANHILQDLRKKNNNFGLPVHEKLKLQSFKNHYQGLEALKKDEIIAYVADREILLALRQKDMQDSHTTDIVVSEDYYTSEHYAIGLGIGNPDLRFIANSVLSELYDWDQAGNRNENIFTILSNNFPKKRFSKSLETLFRLQRITRGRKIGELVPEAAIYRPLALGTGTQWQG is encoded by the coding sequence ATGAAAAACTGCATTTGCCGATCTGTCGACCGCAAACACGGTCACAAAACGGAAACCATTCGATGGCCAACGTTCGGAATTGCAGATAAAAAGAACCATCACACTTTCTTCGCCGTGTTGGAGCTGAAAGGTGGTTTCATGCTCCTGTTCAGTCTTGTTTTCCTGTTTGCTTCAATCATGGATGGTGATTGCCAGGATACAAACACGGTGCTCATCCTTGGTGTCAGGGCCGACGCACCTCCTTTTTCTTCCTTTGATGATGAAAATGGGGATGGGGATCCCACTCAAGCCAGTGGCTATACGGTTGATTTGTGCAATCGTATCGCCAAGCGTGCTGTTCAAGCCGGATTGTACAGCAGTTTTGATTACAAAAAAGTCGAGGCGGCAGATCGTTTCGATGCCTTGAAAAATGGTGAAATCAATATGCTCTGCGGAGCATCGACAGTAACGCTCGAGCGTATGCGGGTTGCCGATTTCAGTTTGTTTACTTTTTTAAGTGGTGCATCGGTCATGTATCGTGAAAAAAAGGACCCGGAAAATGATGAAAAAGCCAACCCCCTGAAGGTTGGTGTGCTGGGAGAAACGACGACCGAAGCAGAGGCGAATCACATCCTGCAGGATCTTCGAAAGAAAAATAATAATTTCGGTTTGCCCGTGCATGAAAAACTGAAGCTGCAGTCCTTCAAAAACCATTATCAGGGATTGGAAGCGCTTAAAAAAGACGAAATCATAGCGTATGTGGCAGACAGGGAAATTCTACTGGCTTTGCGGCAAAAGGACATGCAGGACAGCCACACAACCGATATTGTTGTATCGGAGGACTATTACACTTCCGAACACTATGCCATCGGGTTAGGAATTGGCAACCCAGACCTGCGCTTTATCGCCAATAGCGTATTGAGCGAATTGTACGACTGGGACCAGGCCGGAAATCGGAACGAGAATATCTTCACCATCCTGAGCAACAATTTTCCAAAGAAGAGGTTCAGCAAGTCTCTTGAAACATTATTCCGATTGCAACGAATTACCCGGGGCAGAAAGATAGGGGAATTGGTGCCAGAAGCTGCTATTTACCGCCCTTTGGCGTTGGGAACCGGAACCCAATGGCAAGGCTGA
- the ftsY gene encoding signal recognition particle-docking protein FtsY has translation MALNWFKKKKDKTDDSEAPAAPETPSATASTGSEAGNSPAADSESPQPAPPAGEADNDTVDQAVPVDDAASIPDQAAPDSGKSGTGLFARLKSGLSKTRQILTTDIDELFLGKKLVDDEMLEDLEERLITSDMGVQTTLAIMEKISARRSRIAGAAALKTALKEEILAYFEALPEPVPEAAARPHVVMVVGVNGVGKTTTIGKLAAHEARKGKKVLIAAADTFRAAAIEQIAIWAERAGADIVRHKDNADPAAVAYDGIDAAISRGTDIVFVDTAGRLHTKVNLMEEIKKIQRTVAKRLPGGPHEVLLVLDATTGQNALSQAKMFNEALGVTGLALTKLDGTARGGIVVSICSSLNIPLKYIGVGESVDDLQEFDAQQFVEALF, from the coding sequence ATGGCACTCAATTGGTTCAAAAAGAAAAAAGACAAAACCGACGATAGTGAAGCTCCGGCCGCCCCCGAAACACCGTCGGCCACCGCCTCCACCGGATCGGAAGCCGGTAATTCGCCAGCGGCCGATTCCGAATCGCCCCAGCCCGCCCCTCCGGCCGGCGAGGCCGACAACGACACCGTCGATCAAGCGGTACCGGTCGATGATGCCGCATCCATCCCCGATCAGGCGGCCCCGGACAGTGGGAAATCAGGCACGGGCCTGTTCGCCCGCCTGAAGTCGGGCCTTTCCAAAACCCGCCAGATTCTTACCACCGACATCGACGAGCTGTTTCTGGGCAAGAAACTGGTCGATGACGAGATGCTCGAAGATCTGGAGGAGCGATTGATCACCTCGGACATGGGGGTCCAGACCACCCTGGCGATCATGGAGAAGATCTCTGCCAGGCGTTCCCGCATTGCCGGTGCCGCCGCATTGAAAACGGCCCTCAAAGAAGAGATCCTGGCCTATTTCGAGGCCCTGCCCGAACCGGTTCCCGAAGCGGCCGCCCGACCGCATGTGGTCATGGTGGTCGGCGTCAACGGCGTGGGCAAAACCACCACCATCGGCAAGCTGGCCGCCCACGAGGCCCGCAAGGGCAAAAAGGTGCTGATCGCCGCTGCCGACACCTTCCGCGCGGCCGCCATCGAGCAGATCGCCATCTGGGCCGAGCGGGCCGGCGCGGACATCGTCCGCCACAAGGACAACGCGGATCCGGCCGCCGTTGCCTATGACGGCATCGACGCGGCCATCTCGCGGGGTACGGATATCGTTTTCGTGGACACGGCCGGCCGCCTGCACACCAAGGTCAACCTCATGGAGGAGATCAAAAAGATCCAGCGCACCGTGGCCAAACGGCTTCCCGGGGGCCCCCACGAAGTTCTGCTGGTGCTCGACGCCACCACGGGCCAGAACGCTCTGTCGCAGGCCAAGATGTTCAACGAGGCCCTGGGCGTCACCGGACTGGCCCTGACCAAACTGGATGGCACGGCCAGGGGCGGCATCGTGGTCAGCATCTGCAGCAGCCTGAACATCCCCCTGAAGTACATCGGGGTGGGCGAAAGCGTCGACGACCTTCAGGAATTTGATGCGCAGCAGTTTGTCGAAGCATTGTTTTAA
- the smc gene encoding chromosome segregation protein SMC has product MKLKKLDIVGFKSFCEKASINFPPGICAVVGPNGCGKSNVVDALRWVMGEQSIKQLRGKDKEDIIFSGANGRPPLNLAEVSLTLVNDNGSMPEEFRDFSEVMVTRRLYRSGETAYLINKQPCRLKDIHNIFMGSGAGSRTYSVIQQGNIGAITDAGPNERRVFIEEAAGVTRYKMRKTEALRKVDATNQNLLRVKDIITEIDRQMAGLKRQAQKAERFKALKAEARQIDILLLCHHDTDLRRQMEALAGMLKSLKDEDIGQNTQLKQIDAAVEAIKLRRFEKDRDIAAQKSRKFEIQRKIDRMEADLIHLKTDRERLVGEVAELEAARADLAAKNDDIVSEIDQVQQQHGRLQTQIDDLKAAIARENTDSAALRDQISSLNQAMETAKSDLMKMVAEEARVKNSHQNASNNRESLKRRLRRIDEETALAEKTVREATTRRETADAELAQIKNDIRDLDERIAERKQELDRAISGLSAQVKATQTLEMERNKAHSSLAALKKMEANLDWYKDGVKTVLKAAREPDPQTGGAPLNGIVGLLADVIEPATGWETAVEAALGESLQYILVQDQTVGAAAIDHLQQARAGRCGFIPVGAIRAIDDRPEKLPDPEQRLLNHVQVKEGYAPVAGALLGHVAVSDTLANAREIYNRNGRVQTVVTRDGDLLSHQGVMIGGSPEKLSGILAKKQELRSLAQTCAQLDSQAEAAHRSQTEMEAHVRDLEKTLQETISEKSHAAQDAMEAEKALYRTDEDLKNASRHLDIVRLEQEQLMGEEMDLDEEIERTNTLLATLARDVSEAQENVARSSARIDETARKMEDFNQRIVDLKLKRTSAGANLDNCASTLRRLKDFQADGIRRLEQLTGDIAAKRAKLDGSGKRDEILKRDLDAHYNALKELESRLSEDEKTFSDIDARLKESDARISEIQTQREKLHQKIRTLEMDLAEKRIKRENLENRCQEYYHCAIADLAPPQAEESAEATEPDAGEMEKQLSAIRQKLSTIGDVNLEAIREYEEQKERFDFLSEQRDDLVKAIDGLHRVIRKINRITQERFMDTFNKINEKLQEVFPRLFQGGSARLVLTEPDNPLETGVEFMVSPPGKKLTRMSLLSGGEKALSAISFIFSIFLLKPASFCLMDEIDAPLDDANVMRFNNLMKVIGEKSQIIMITHNKSSMEFADTLFGITMEQKGLSKVVSVNLDHDTAKELTAA; this is encoded by the coding sequence ATGAAACTAAAAAAACTGGATATCGTCGGTTTCAAGTCCTTTTGCGAAAAAGCCAGTATCAACTTTCCGCCGGGCATTTGTGCGGTGGTCGGCCCCAATGGTTGCGGCAAAAGCAATGTGGTCGACGCCCTGCGCTGGGTGATGGGCGAACAGAGCATCAAGCAGCTGCGCGGCAAGGACAAGGAAGACATCATCTTTTCCGGCGCCAACGGCCGGCCGCCGCTGAACCTGGCCGAGGTCTCCCTGACCCTGGTCAACGACAACGGCAGCATGCCCGAAGAGTTCCGGGATTTCAGCGAAGTGATGGTGACCCGCCGGCTCTACCGCAGCGGCGAAACCGCCTACCTGATCAACAAACAGCCCTGCCGGCTCAAGGACATTCACAATATCTTCATGGGCAGCGGGGCGGGCTCGCGCACCTACTCGGTGATTCAGCAGGGCAACATCGGCGCCATCACCGACGCCGGTCCGAACGAACGCCGGGTCTTCATCGAGGAGGCGGCGGGGGTAACCCGCTACAAGATGCGCAAAACCGAAGCCCTGCGCAAGGTGGATGCCACCAATCAGAACCTGCTGCGGGTCAAGGATATCATCACCGAAATCGATCGTCAGATGGCCGGGCTCAAACGCCAGGCCCAGAAAGCCGAACGGTTCAAAGCCCTCAAGGCCGAGGCCCGACAGATCGACATCCTCCTGCTCTGCCACCACGACACCGATCTGCGCCGCCAGATGGAAGCCCTGGCCGGCATGCTCAAATCACTCAAAGACGAGGACATCGGCCAGAACACCCAGTTGAAACAGATCGATGCGGCCGTCGAGGCAATCAAGCTGCGCCGTTTCGAAAAGGACCGTGACATCGCCGCGCAAAAATCGCGCAAGTTCGAAATCCAGCGCAAAATCGACCGCATGGAGGCCGACCTGATCCATCTCAAGACCGACCGGGAACGGCTGGTGGGTGAAGTGGCCGAACTGGAGGCGGCCCGCGCCGACCTTGCGGCCAAAAACGACGACATCGTCAGCGAAATCGACCAGGTTCAGCAGCAGCACGGCCGCCTGCAAACCCAGATCGATGATCTGAAGGCCGCTATTGCCCGTGAAAATACCGACTCGGCAGCCCTGCGCGATCAGATCAGCAGCCTGAACCAGGCCATGGAAACGGCCAAGAGCGATTTGATGAAAATGGTCGCCGAAGAGGCCCGGGTGAAAAACAGCCACCAGAACGCGTCCAACAACCGCGAATCCCTCAAACGGCGCCTGCGGCGGATTGACGAGGAGACCGCCCTGGCGGAAAAAACCGTCCGCGAGGCCACCACCCGCCGCGAGACCGCCGATGCCGAACTGGCCCAGATCAAAAACGATATCCGCGATCTGGACGAACGGATCGCCGAGCGGAAACAGGAACTGGACCGCGCCATCAGCGGTCTCTCCGCCCAGGTCAAGGCCACCCAGACCCTGGAGATGGAACGTAACAAGGCCCACAGCAGTCTGGCGGCCCTCAAAAAAATGGAAGCCAACCTGGACTGGTACAAGGACGGGGTTAAAACGGTGCTCAAGGCCGCCCGGGAACCCGATCCCCAGACCGGCGGCGCCCCCTTAAACGGCATCGTCGGCCTGCTGGCCGATGTGATCGAGCCGGCGACCGGATGGGAGACCGCCGTGGAGGCGGCCCTGGGCGAATCCCTGCAGTACATCCTGGTTCAGGATCAGACCGTCGGTGCGGCCGCCATCGACCACCTGCAGCAGGCCCGGGCCGGTCGTTGCGGATTTATTCCTGTGGGGGCCATCCGAGCCATTGACGATCGTCCGGAAAAACTGCCGGATCCTGAGCAGCGCCTTTTGAACCACGTTCAGGTCAAGGAGGGCTATGCGCCGGTTGCCGGCGCCCTGCTCGGTCATGTGGCCGTCTCCGACACCCTGGCCAACGCCCGTGAAATATACAACCGCAACGGTCGCGTGCAGACCGTGGTCACCCGCGACGGCGACCTGCTCTCCCATCAGGGGGTGATGATCGGCGGCAGCCCGGAAAAACTGTCTGGCATCCTGGCCAAGAAACAGGAGCTCCGCAGCCTGGCACAAACCTGCGCCCAATTGGACAGCCAGGCCGAGGCGGCCCACCGGTCCCAGACGGAAATGGAAGCGCACGTCCGCGACCTTGAAAAAACCCTTCAGGAGACCATCAGCGAAAAAAGCCACGCCGCCCAGGATGCCATGGAGGCCGAAAAAGCCCTCTACCGCACCGACGAGGACTTGAAAAATGCCAGCCGTCATCTGGATATCGTCCGCCTGGAGCAGGAGCAGCTCATGGGTGAGGAGATGGATCTGGATGAAGAGATCGAGCGCACCAACACCCTGCTGGCGACCCTCGCCCGCGACGTCAGTGAGGCTCAGGAAAATGTGGCCCGCAGTTCGGCACGCATCGATGAAACCGCCCGAAAGATGGAAGACTTCAACCAGCGGATCGTCGACCTGAAGCTAAAGCGCACCTCGGCTGGCGCCAACCTGGACAATTGTGCCAGCACCCTGCGGCGACTGAAGGATTTCCAGGCTGACGGCATCCGCCGGCTGGAACAGCTGACGGGCGACATCGCCGCCAAAAGGGCCAAGCTGGATGGGTCCGGCAAACGCGATGAAATTCTCAAGCGCGATCTGGACGCCCACTACAATGCCCTGAAGGAACTGGAAAGCCGACTCAGCGAGGATGAAAAGACCTTTAGCGACATCGACGCCCGCCTGAAGGAAAGCGACGCCCGGATCTCCGAAATCCAGACCCAGCGCGAGAAACTGCACCAGAAAATCCGGACCCTGGAGATGGACCTGGCTGAAAAGCGCATCAAGCGCGAGAACCTGGAGAACCGCTGCCAGGAGTACTACCATTGCGCCATCGCCGACCTGGCACCGCCCCAAGCTGAGGAATCCGCGGAAGCGACCGAACCCGATGCCGGCGAAATGGAAAAACAACTTTCCGCCATCCGTCAGAAACTCAGCACCATCGGAGATGTCAACCTGGAGGCGATCCGCGAGTACGAGGAGCAGAAGGAGCGTTTCGATTTTCTGAGCGAGCAGCGCGACGATCTGGTCAAGGCCATTGACGGCCTGCACCGGGTGATCCGCAAGATCAACCGCATCACCCAGGAGCGCTTCATGGACACCTTCAACAAAATCAACGAGAAATTGCAGGAGGTGTTCCCGCGGCTATTCCAGGGCGGCAGCGCCCGCCTGGTGCTTACCGAGCCCGACAATCCCCTGGAGACCGGGGTGGAGTTCATGGTCTCCCCGCCCGGAAAAAAGCTGACCCGCATGAGCCTTTTGTCCGGTGGCGAGAAGGCCCTGTCGGCGATCAGCTTCATCTTCTCCATTTTTCTGCTCAAGCCGGCATCGTTCTGTCTCATGGACGAGATCGACGCCCCCCTGGATGACGCCAATGTCATGCGCTTCAACAACCTGATGAAGGTGATCGGTGAGAAGTCCCAGATCATCATGATCACCCACAACAAAAGCAGCATGGAATTCGCCGACACCCTGTTCGGCATCACCATGGAACAGAAAGGCCTCTCTAAGGTGGTCTCGGTCAACCTGGATCATGACACGGCCAAGGAACTGACCGCCGCATAA